The Schizosaccharomyces pombe strain 972h- genome assembly, chromosome: I genome contains a region encoding:
- the mfs1 gene encoding MFS family transmembrane transporter Mfs1, whose protein sequence is MWFLRETIFGELVEYFSGGTRQVDVEKLGVCTDNSNVELSSCPDSSFDDEKTNQVNSEGLIIVTWDGEDDPENPKNWPLWAKLVVTFDVCFLTFAVYMGSAIFTPGIQEIRETMHVGTVPVILGLTLFVEGYAVGPLIFSPLSEVPQIGRQKIYVLSLIVFICLQIPTALGSSLGVLLPMRFLAGVFGSPALSTGGASLADIWQPWLYPYFMCFWSLGAVGGPVLGPLLGAAMVVAKSWRWQFWLLMMISALVLVIITFFMPETSEWHLLYKRAKRLRELTGNPNYKTEAEIASSQLSKGQFAKQILVRPIILCVSEPIVLSLTIYIGLVYSILYLWFEAFPILFTTVYHFTTIENGLVYMGILVGSVLTVAFYFIYLRKVMIPKFVENKGKFPAEEILIISFPAAFFIPISLFWFGWTGRESVHWIVPIVGTLFYASGSFLLFQSMFQYLAAAYPKYVASVFAGNALFRSSMAAASPLYARAMFNNTGPSYAPVGWGSTILGVISCIMIPIPFLIYKWGLKLRSRSKYAT, encoded by the exons ATGTGGTTTTTAAgagaaacaatttttggtGAATTAGTGGAATACTTTTCTGGCGGTACTCGCCAAGTTGATGTGGAGAAATTAGGAGTATGCACAGATAATAGTAATGTTGAGTTAAGTAGTTGCCCCGATTCTTCATTTGACGACGAGAAAACTAACCAGGTTAACTCTGAAGGATTGATTATTGTGACATGGGATGGCGAAGATGATCCTGAAAACCCAAAAAATTGGCCTTTATGGGCAAAGCTCGTAGTAACATTTgatgtttgttttttaacgTTTGCCGTGTATATGGGGTCGGCAATCTTTACTCCTGGTATTCAGGAAATTCGAGAGACGATGCATGTAGGAACCGTGCCCGTAATCTTGGGGCTGACTCTTTTCGTTGAGGGGTATGCGGTTGGCCCTCTCATTTTCTCTCCACTCTCTGAGGTACCTCAAATAGGCcgtcaaaaaatttatgtgCTCTCccttattgtttttatctGTCTGCAAATCCCCACTGCGCTAGGATCTAGCTTGGGTGTTTTGCTTCCAATGAGATTTTTGGCGGGAGTTTTTGGCTCACCTGCCCTCTCCACTGGAGGAGCCTCTCTGGCCGATATTTGGCAGCCATGGCTTTATCCTTATTTCATGTGTTTCTGGTCCCTTGGCGCAGTTG GTGGTCCTGTTTTAGGTCCCTTGCTTGGTGCAGCCATGGTAGTTGCTAAATCATGGAGATGGCAGTTTTGGCttttgatgatgatttCTGCACTTGTCTTGGTAAttataactttttttatgccaGAAACCTCTGAATGGCATTTATTGTATAAAAGAGCTAAAAGACTGCGCGAATTGACTGGAAATCCAAATTATAAAACGGAGGCCGAAATAGCCTCCTCGCAATTGAGTAAAGGCCAATTTGCAAAGCAAATATTGGTTCGTCCTATAATTCTGTGTGTCTCAGAACCAATCGTTCTGTCATTAACCATCTATATTGGATTAgtatattcaattttatacCTATGGTTCGAAGCCTTTCCCATCCTTTTTACTACAGTCTACCATTTTACGACTATTGAAAACGGGTTGGTTTACATGGGTATATTGGTAGGTTCAGTTCTAACCGTAGcattttactttatttacCTTAGAAAAGTGATGATTCCTAAGTTTGTGGAAAATAAGGGTAAGTTTCCTGCTGAAGAAATTTTAATCATCTCATTTCCAGCTGCCTTTTTTATTCCAATTTCACTCTTTTGGTTTGGTTGGACAGGAAGAGAATCGGTGCACTGGATTGTACCAATTGTTGGTACACTTTTCTACGCATCAGGTTCCTTTTTGTTGTTCCAAAGTATGTTTCAATATTTGGCAGCTGCATATCCGAAGTATGTTGCATCAGTATTTGCTGGAAATGCTCTTTTTCGATCTTCCATGGCTGCAGCATCTCCTCTATATGCTAGAGCCATGTTTAATAATACAGGTCCTTCATATGCCCCAGTGGGGTGGGGAAGCACGATTCTTGGTGTTATTTCTTGCATAATGATCCCCATTCCATTCTTGATTTATAAATGGGGTTTGAAACTAAGAAGTCGATCAAAATATGCCacttaa
- the dhm2 gene encoding protein dhm2, whose amino-acid sequence MSDSFHYQYDRASPERLKPTIYSWTRLRQSTRAQNENEQAKRRQGILEHKRGGSMEMNKFIDESAYMEWEKQLENASEDYAIEPSDLEEEVDQL is encoded by the coding sequence ATGAGTGATTCCTTTCATTATCAATATGATCGTGCTTCGCCTGAACGACTAAAGCCTACGATTTATTCGTGGACGCGTCTTAGACAATCTACACGTGCccaaaatgaaaatgaacaAGCTAAAAGGCGACAGGGGATTTTGGAACATAAAAGGGGAGGTTCCAtggaaatgaataaatttatagACGAAAGCGCTTATATGGAATGGGAAAAACAACTTGAAAATGCCTCTGAAGATTATGCAATTGAACCATCGGATCtggaagaagaagttgATCAATTGTAA